One window from the genome of Salisaeta longa DSM 21114 encodes:
- a CDS encoding TonB-dependent receptor plug domain-containing protein, with amino-acid sequence MRLLALFAAAFALLTTAAPAHSQATLRVTALNVERNVGAADVPLIIENNAIGFRDTLVTDAQGQVVRSGLSTAGRYTVRAPETNRFYAARLDDLSLRSNQTRSVTLFLSPLAAFELEQVTVTDAGVAEVNRVDAEVSATLPVETLQATPVEGRALSQVLYRLPNVTQATGFFPEAPTVSINGANGLYANYMIDGMDNNENFLGGPQMDLPINIIQDVMVLTSNYSAEYGRTGNGVINVTTKSGSNTWRGEAYYLTRPGQPLDGNTQYAQRDLSGNAVSAGFERHQGGVHVGGPLVKDQTFVFASASHIADWKDNLLRVPQLGLQQTVPGRNQFSYATLRLDHRWTDKWRSTLRTNWQRVRIERQGGGLTGGVLFPSAANTQQRDGGHVALQTTYAGSRLVYEGNVQYSRFHWNYANPANPNSPQVTVLDPQETTIAVLGHPGYTFDETENTLQVQQKLTWNWGAHTLKTGVDVINTHINLLDGGNPNGNYTVRLTADQVAALNERGITQGLRATDLSTLPGPVNVLNYAVELRPGALTKWQNQVGVYAEDRWAVSSALTVTAGLRWDYDSLSKGGGTTGDWNNIAPRLSLNYALSPRSSVRAGYGIFYDKVLAAIYTDAVMQSTTSAAYRDQLQTLIDQGRLPAGTSIARITANGNLTATVPNASYLDAPRGAALAAARDDVFSNERRILNPNGYENPMTQQFSIGYQRQLGASTLFYVDLMHTRSRHLPRLVDLNAPAPYDVSAAELAAAGDPADVVRSQFAADQTRPTDIFQRTSSGAIARDANGNPLYRPGAARTITMTEMAGAARYWAATFNVVNARGRDDFSYRLSYTLSRLRNNTDDINFRAEVANDFADEWGPSVNDRTHVMEGLVTYYPTAGLGVTLGATVQSGQPVNRIPDAVLFGTTDLNGDGRSYGAAYVGNSDRWPGTARNSDRLPWAATFDVSVRYAVPLYNGRVQLTADVFNVLNDQNWSGYANSATQSNQIQVGPARRGLVKKNAGPPRQFQFGIAYRF; translated from the coding sequence ATGCGACTCCTTGCTTTGTTTGCTGCCGCGTTCGCCCTTCTCACCACCGCGGCGCCCGCGCACAGTCAGGCCACCCTGCGCGTTACAGCCCTCAACGTCGAGCGCAACGTCGGCGCCGCCGACGTGCCGCTCATCATCGAGAACAATGCCATCGGATTTCGGGATACGCTCGTGACCGACGCGCAGGGCCAGGTGGTGCGCAGCGGCCTCTCCACCGCCGGCCGCTACACCGTGCGGGCGCCGGAGACGAATCGTTTTTACGCCGCCCGCCTCGACGACCTCAGCCTGCGCAGCAACCAAACGCGCAGCGTCACGCTCTTCCTCTCGCCCCTGGCCGCGTTTGAACTGGAGCAAGTAACCGTCACCGACGCCGGCGTTGCCGAGGTCAATCGCGTGGATGCCGAAGTGTCGGCCACCCTGCCCGTCGAAACGCTGCAAGCCACCCCCGTCGAGGGCCGCGCCCTCTCGCAGGTGCTCTACCGCCTGCCCAACGTCACCCAGGCCACCGGCTTCTTCCCCGAAGCGCCCACCGTTAGCATCAACGGCGCCAACGGGCTCTATGCCAACTACATGATCGATGGCATGGACAACAACGAGAACTTTTTGGGCGGCCCGCAGATGGACCTGCCCATCAACATCATCCAGGATGTCATGGTGCTCACCAGCAACTATTCGGCGGAATACGGGCGCACCGGCAACGGCGTCATCAACGTAACAACAAAATCCGGGAGCAATACGTGGCGTGGCGAGGCGTACTACCTGACGCGCCCGGGCCAGCCCCTCGATGGCAACACGCAGTACGCCCAGCGCGACCTGTCGGGGAACGCCGTCAGCGCGGGCTTCGAGCGTCATCAGGGCGGCGTGCATGTGGGCGGGCCGCTGGTGAAAGATCAGACGTTTGTCTTTGCAAGCGCCTCGCACATCGCCGACTGGAAGGACAACCTCTTGCGCGTCCCGCAGCTTGGCCTGCAGCAGACCGTGCCCGGACGCAATCAGTTTTCGTACGCTACGCTGCGCCTCGATCATCGGTGGACGGACAAGTGGCGCTCCACCCTGCGTACCAACTGGCAGCGCGTGCGCATCGAGCGGCAGGGCGGCGGACTTACCGGGGGCGTGCTGTTTCCGTCGGCGGCCAACACGCAGCAGCGCGACGGCGGCCACGTGGCCCTGCAAACAACCTACGCCGGCAGCCGCCTGGTGTACGAGGGCAACGTGCAGTACAGCCGCTTCCACTGGAACTACGCGAACCCCGCCAATCCCAACAGCCCGCAGGTGACGGTGCTCGACCCGCAAGAGACGACCATCGCCGTGCTGGGGCACCCGGGCTACACCTTCGACGAAACCGAAAACACCCTCCAGGTGCAGCAAAAGCTGACGTGGAACTGGGGCGCGCACACGCTCAAAACCGGCGTCGATGTGATCAACACGCACATCAACCTGCTCGACGGCGGCAACCCCAACGGCAACTACACCGTGCGCCTCACCGCCGATCAGGTGGCGGCGCTCAACGAACGAGGCATTACGCAGGGGCTGCGCGCCACCGACTTGTCTACCCTGCCCGGGCCGGTGAACGTGCTCAACTACGCGGTTGAGCTGCGGCCCGGCGCGCTCACCAAGTGGCAGAACCAGGTGGGCGTGTATGCGGAAGACCGGTGGGCCGTCTCGTCGGCCCTCACGGTTACGGCCGGGCTGCGGTGGGACTACGACTCGCTCTCGAAGGGCGGCGGCACCACCGGCGACTGGAACAACATTGCGCCGCGCCTTAGCCTCAACTATGCGCTGAGCCCGCGCAGCAGCGTGCGCGCCGGGTATGGCATCTTTTATGACAAGGTGCTGGCGGCAATTTACACCGATGCGGTGATGCAGAGCACCACCTCGGCGGCCTATCGCGACCAGCTGCAGACCCTCATCGATCAGGGCCGCCTGCCGGCGGGCACATCCATTGCCCGCATCACGGCCAATGGCAACCTCACGGCCACCGTGCCCAACGCCTCGTACCTCGACGCGCCGCGGGGGGCCGCGCTTGCCGCTGCGCGCGACGACGTGTTCAGCAACGAGCGCCGGATCCTGAACCCCAACGGCTACGAGAACCCGATGACGCAGCAGTTCTCCATTGGCTACCAGCGGCAGTTGGGGGCCAGCACGCTCTTCTACGTCGATCTGATGCACACGCGCTCGCGGCACCTGCCCCGGCTGGTGGACCTGAATGCGCCGGCGCCATACGACGTGTCGGCGGCCGAGCTTGCCGCGGCCGGCGATCCGGCCGATGTGGTGCGCTCGCAATTTGCCGCCGACCAAACGCGGCCCACGGACATCTTCCAGCGCACCAGCAGCGGCGCCATCGCGCGCGACGCAAACGGGAATCCGCTGTACCGCCCCGGCGCGGCGCGCACCATCACCATGACCGAGATGGCCGGCGCGGCGCGCTACTGGGCTGCCACCTTCAACGTGGTCAACGCGCGGGGCCGCGACGACTTCAGCTATCGTCTCTCGTACACGCTCTCGCGGCTGCGCAACAACACGGACGACATCAACTTTCGCGCGGAGGTGGCCAACGACTTTGCCGACGAGTGGGGCCCCTCGGTGAACGACCGCACGCACGTCATGGAGGGCCTCGTGACGTACTACCCCACCGCCGGACTCGGCGTGACGCTGGGGGCCACCGTGCAAAGCGGGCAGCCCGTAAACCGCATCCCCGACGCGGTCCTGTTTGGCACCACCGACCTAAACGGCGACGGCCGCTCGTACGGCGCGGCCTACGTGGGCAACAGCGACCGCTGGCCGGGGACCGCGCGCAACAGCGACCGTCTGCCCTGGGCCGCCACGTTCGACGTGAGCGTGCGCTATGCCGTGCCGCTCTACAACGGCCGCGTACAGCTCACCGCCGACGTCTTTAACGTGCTCAACGATCAAAACTGGAGCGGCTACGCCAACAGCGCCACCCAAAGCAATCAGATTCAGGTGGGGCCGGCGCGCCGCGGGCTCGTCAAGAAGAACGCCGGGCCGCCGCGTCAATTTCAATTTGGCATCGCCTACCGGTTCTAG
- a CDS encoding rhomboid family intramembrane serine protease, producing MNRRPYYQPPTQFAVFPPVIKNLLILNVLFFMAQFVAQQTLTESALLAHVLNQLPLYPVGSEGAFGVRLFGRGAVPGFGVWQLVSYSFLHGGFGHLLFNMFALWMFGVQIENKWGSQRFATFYFVCVVGAALVHLLFVEAPVPTIGASGGVFGVLLAFGMMFPNRPIYLYFLFPIKAKWLVIGLGALELFSGISGTQAGVANFAHLGGMLFGFGLIQYWRGKLPVAPDRVMRW from the coding sequence ATGAATCGACGCCCCTACTACCAGCCGCCTACCCAGTTCGCGGTCTTTCCGCCGGTCATCAAAAACTTGCTGATTCTGAACGTGCTGTTTTTCATGGCACAGTTCGTGGCACAGCAAACCCTAACCGAAAGCGCGCTCCTGGCCCACGTACTCAACCAACTGCCGCTGTACCCGGTGGGCAGCGAAGGCGCGTTCGGCGTGCGCCTCTTTGGGCGCGGGGCCGTGCCGGGCTTTGGCGTGTGGCAGCTGGTATCGTACAGTTTCTTGCACGGCGGCTTTGGGCACCTGCTCTTCAATATGTTCGCGCTCTGGATGTTTGGCGTGCAGATTGAAAACAAGTGGGGGTCGCAGCGCTTCGCCACCTTTTACTTCGTATGTGTGGTGGGCGCAGCGCTGGTGCATCTGCTGTTTGTGGAGGCCCCGGTGCCCACCATCGGCGCATCGGGCGGCGTGTTTGGCGTGCTGCTGGCCTTTGGCATGATGTTTCCCAACCGCCCGATCTACCTCTACTTTCTGTTTCCCATCAAGGCCAAGTGGCTGGTAATTGGCCTGGGGGCGCTGGAGCTCTTCTCGGGCATCTCGGGGACGCAGGCGGGCGTGGCGAACTTCGCCCACCTGGGCGGCATGCTCTTTGGCTTTGGGCTCATCCAGTACTGGCGCGGCAAGCTGCCGGTGGCGCCTGACCGCGTCATGCGCTGGTAG
- a CDS encoding UDP-2,3-diacylglucosamine diphosphatase — protein MVLFVSDMHFGRFDRPTTRAHERALIDCLSAQAADATHLYLVGDVFDAYIEYRHLVPKGCVRFWGFLADWVDAGRAATYLLGNHDPWHRSYLTEELGVRLVPNALTAHHARHAVYVAHGDAVAAGHGNLARRVRPVLRHPWAVAAYRTLLPADWGMGLARWVSRRLHRAPEPAVTQALRAHAEAELRTHDAVVMGHSHTPLTHTHNGGTYVNLGAWYESQTFARLDADGLALFRWTDAGARPWPTTT, from the coding sequence GTGGTTCTCTTTGTTTCCGACATGCACTTTGGCCGCTTCGATCGGCCCACGACGCGCGCCCACGAACGCGCCCTGATTGACTGCCTGAGCGCCCAGGCCGCAGACGCCACGCATCTGTACCTGGTGGGCGACGTGTTCGATGCGTACATCGAGTACCGCCACCTTGTGCCCAAGGGCTGCGTCCGCTTTTGGGGGTTTTTGGCCGACTGGGTCGACGCCGGCCGCGCGGCTACCTACCTGCTGGGCAACCACGACCCCTGGCATCGCTCGTACCTGACGGAGGAGCTGGGCGTGCGCCTCGTGCCCAACGCCCTCACCGCGCACCATGCCAGGCACGCCGTGTACGTGGCCCACGGCGACGCGGTGGCGGCCGGCCACGGAAACCTGGCGCGCCGCGTGCGGCCGGTGCTGCGGCATCCGTGGGCCGTGGCGGCGTATCGCACGCTGCTGCCGGCCGACTGGGGGATGGGCCTCGCCCGATGGGTGAGCCGGCGCCTGCATCGCGCACCGGAGCCCGCGGTAACACAGGCGCTTCGGGCGCACGCCGAGGCCGAGCTCCGCACCCACGACGCCGTGGTGATGGGCCATAGCCACACCCCGCTGACCCACACGCACAACGGCGGCACCTACGTCAACCTGGGGGCGTGGTACGAATCGCAGACCTTCGCCCGTTTGGATGCTGATGGGCTGGCACTCTTCCGGTGGACCGACGCCGGGGCCCGCCCGTGGCCAACAACAACGTAA
- a CDS encoding penicillin-binding protein 1A, whose protein sequence is MSDWSYSEEELEQYFNDRTSRHERAPGDDASPASPTPNGSNGTPPNAPGGLRGFFYDRFASPEKAQAAFVLSLLAGSVLLVTLLLGGYMWSLTDDIPSTKRLENPTFQLATIAYTANGKQLARYASQNRSWAQYDSIAPEVINALVATEDHRFYQHWGVDIQGIMGAIFDILTGGDLRGASTITQQLARNLYNKVVGREVTITRKLKEMVTAVELERRYTKREIIEMYLNTVSFGYNAFGIEAAARTYFGTSAAQLDTLQSATLVGMLKATTYYNPLANPENSQDRRNVVLSQMVKRGYLSQAFYEAHADDPVDAEYHSAELYASLAPYFAEHVRTTLDEWTETPGHPLHGRNIYQDGLRVYTTLDARLQGMARAAVDSQMTKLQKVVNFEWSQETGSLYSTQLEDYVERARKGGYTPFQDFWTERDGVVNDFIRATDRYAALRRQDVGAEAAINQLRQNQAFMDSLRAIETRLETGLVSIDPRNGHVKAWVGGRNFRKDKYDKVSIARRQPGSTFKPFVYTTAIDNGWSPYDTLLDSTFSWKDRGADTTWTPRNFGGSSGQMLTLSQGLARSINTITSRLILQVGPANVAQYAQRMGIKSDLPKVPSLALGTANVRLLEMAAAYSTLANGGLYYEPTAITRVEDRYGNVLWQAQTTPREALSEQTAYTVVDMMRGVIDYGTGIRIRTQWGLGEYDFAGKTGTTQRSADGWFMLMHPELVSGSWVGFNDPRLTFRTSFWGQGAHNALFVVGDYYQQMAASEKAKLREDATFPMPDQFRTASDSTTARPMPTRQNRVGW, encoded by the coding sequence ATGTCTGATTGGTCCTACTCCGAAGAAGAGTTGGAGCAGTATTTCAATGATCGGACGTCGCGCCACGAACGTGCGCCCGGCGACGATGCGTCTCCTGCGTCCCCAACGCCCAACGGGTCCAACGGCACGCCGCCCAATGCGCCCGGCGGCCTTCGGGGCTTCTTCTACGATCGGTTTGCGTCTCCCGAGAAGGCCCAAGCGGCCTTCGTGCTGTCGCTGCTGGCCGGAAGTGTGCTTCTTGTCACGCTGCTTTTGGGCGGTTACATGTGGTCGCTCACCGACGATATTCCGTCGACGAAGCGCCTGGAGAACCCCACCTTCCAGCTCGCTACCATCGCCTACACGGCCAATGGCAAGCAACTAGCGCGCTACGCCAGCCAAAACCGCTCGTGGGCGCAGTACGACAGCATCGCGCCGGAAGTGATCAATGCGCTGGTGGCTACCGAAGACCATCGCTTCTACCAGCACTGGGGCGTTGACATCCAGGGCATCATGGGGGCCATCTTCGACATTCTCACCGGGGGCGATTTGCGCGGCGCCTCGACCATCACGCAGCAGCTGGCGCGTAACCTCTACAACAAGGTGGTAGGCCGCGAGGTGACCATCACGCGGAAGCTGAAGGAGATGGTGACGGCCGTGGAGCTGGAGCGGCGCTACACCAAGCGCGAGATCATTGAGATGTACTTGAACACCGTGAGCTTTGGGTACAACGCGTTTGGCATTGAGGCCGCTGCGCGCACCTACTTCGGCACCTCGGCCGCGCAGCTCGATACCCTGCAATCGGCGACGCTGGTGGGCATGCTGAAGGCCACCACGTACTACAACCCGCTTGCTAACCCCGAGAACTCGCAGGACCGCCGCAATGTGGTGCTCAGCCAGATGGTGAAGCGCGGGTACCTGTCGCAAGCGTTCTACGAGGCCCACGCCGATGATCCGGTGGATGCGGAATACCACTCGGCAGAACTCTACGCGAGCCTCGCGCCCTACTTTGCCGAGCATGTGCGCACCACCCTTGACGAGTGGACGGAAACGCCGGGCCACCCGCTGCATGGGCGCAACATTTACCAAGACGGGCTGCGTGTGTACACGACCCTCGATGCGCGGCTGCAAGGCATGGCGCGCGCGGCTGTCGACTCGCAGATGACAAAGCTACAAAAGGTTGTCAACTTTGAGTGGTCGCAGGAAACCGGTAGCCTGTACAGCACGCAGCTGGAGGACTACGTGGAACGTGCGCGTAAGGGGGGATACACGCCGTTCCAGGACTTTTGGACGGAGCGCGACGGCGTCGTCAACGACTTCATTCGCGCCACCGACCGTTACGCTGCGCTCCGTCGCCAAGACGTGGGCGCCGAGGCTGCCATCAATCAATTGCGCCAAAATCAGGCGTTCATGGATTCGTTGCGCGCCATTGAAACGCGGCTGGAAACGGGCCTCGTGTCCATCGATCCGCGCAATGGTCACGTAAAAGCCTGGGTAGGCGGGCGTAACTTCAGAAAAGACAAGTACGACAAGGTAAGCATTGCGCGCCGTCAGCCGGGCTCTACGTTTAAGCCGTTCGTGTACACCACGGCCATCGACAACGGCTGGTCGCCCTACGACACGCTGCTCGACAGCACGTTTTCGTGGAAAGACCGAGGGGCGGATACGACATGGACGCCGCGCAACTTCGGCGGCTCCAGCGGCCAGATGCTCACCCTCAGTCAGGGCCTCGCGCGCTCTATCAACACCATCACGTCGCGCCTCATCCTTCAGGTGGGGCCGGCAAACGTAGCCCAGTACGCCCAGCGGATGGGCATCAAAAGCGACCTGCCAAAGGTGCCCTCGTTGGCATTAGGAACCGCCAACGTGCGTTTACTGGAGATGGCCGCAGCCTATTCCACACTGGCCAATGGCGGGTTGTACTACGAGCCCACAGCGATTACTCGCGTGGAGGACCGCTACGGAAACGTTCTGTGGCAGGCCCAAACCACGCCTCGGGAGGCGCTCTCTGAACAGACGGCGTACACGGTGGTCGACATGATGCGCGGCGTCATTGACTACGGCACCGGTATCCGCATCCGTACGCAGTGGGGGCTGGGCGAATACGATTTTGCAGGCAAGACGGGCACCACGCAGCGCAGCGCGGATGGCTGGTTCATGCTGATGCATCCCGAGCTGGTGAGTGGATCGTGGGTGGGCTTTAACGACCCGCGCCTTACCTTCCGCACCAGTTTTTGGGGCCAGGGGGCGCACAATGCGCTGTTCGTTGTGGGCGACTACTATCAGCAGATGGCAGCTTCGGAGAAGGCAAAGCTGCGCGAAGACGCAACCTTCCCGATGCCCGACCAATTCCGCA